GACCGCTCACAATCAGAGCCTTACCTCCGTCGATGCCCACAGCGCCGCAGCGAGGACGAGTCGAGCCGGGAAATGGTGCGACATTCTCCGAACTATAGAGCATGTCATTCCATTGGTTCTGCGGATCTGCGGACTCCCAGCCTGTGGCGAAACCGTAGGCTCCCTTCATCCGGACATAATTATAGTCCGCCTCCACCTTGTCGCCTGCAGCGTTTGACATCTGAAATCCGCCCGGCGCGTAGTTTCCAAAAATGGTGGATGACACAATGCCAGACCCGATCGTGAATTGCGGAGTGAGAGATTGCGACATTGCTACATTGTGGACACCGCTCACTCCGCCCGAAAGCGTGATACCGGATGCGGAGGTGTTCACCTGTTGCAGGCTCACCGTCCCGGTTCCATTGATACTTGCTGTCGCTCCGCTTTGATTTCCCCATTCAAGCGTGTTGAAGAACCCCGCGGTGCCGGCGAAGTCGGAACCGGTGTGTATGTACGCCTGCGATGTTGCAGCCGTGAGAACAAGCTGGGAATTGATGAAATTGAGTTGCGAACCGACAGGACTTTCCACCGAGATGCCATACGAACCGGCATCTGTTCCATGCATGAACACATCCGATTTGCACGCGCCGCCGTCATTCACAAAATACAATCCGCACCGGGCGGCAAAAACAAAGTTTCCCGCCTGATGTTCATAGGAACAAGAACCGATTTTCAACGCATCGAGATTGGATTGCTGGTAAGCGGTCGGACTGCTTGGATTCGGGCTGACATTCTTTGGGTAGCCGGTGCTTCTGTCCCAATAGTGCGAGTTGAACTGAACGTTCTCGATCCAGCCTTCTCCGGTATTGTTGCTCACATATATGCCTGTCTTCAGGGGCGAGCCGCCAACGTAGCTCACCCAGTGGTTTGGCGACGGAACGGTGGCCAGGTCGATTCCCTGGTAGGAGTTCGCGAGCACAACGTCTTTCACCCAGCAATGCGCGCCTCCCACGCGAATTGTCCAGGGGAACGCAACGTAGTTTTGGTCAGGATACCAGATCGTCAAACCGCGCACGCCTGAATTCTGTTGAAGCGTGATGAACGGTGTACCACCGGCATTCCCGTTCCCTTCCGAAGCGAGCAGCACAGACCCCTGCGAAATTGTATGATGCGGCACATCCCATATGCCACGCAATTCCACCCTGGGCGGAACATTCAGGTGCGACGCAATCTTGTACCATCCGGCAGGCACATACACCGTCCCACCGCCGGCCTGCCCTGCTGCATCCAACGCAGCCTGGAACGCCGGTGTATCGTCCGTTGACTTGTCGCCAACCGCACCATAGGTGGAGACGACAAACAGTGCATTCGTCGCAGGTTTGCGCTCGGCGGCAAATTGGTGTGGCGGCGCACTCAGCTTCGGCATTCCCAAGGGTTCTTGTGAAATGGCGACTTCACCCGCGCTCAAATTTGAAATGTTGAGCTTCGAGGGAACCACATTGTCGAGTATTTGCGCGTTCTGTACGCTGGATCCCAGATAGACGTGCGGTTTATCTTTTTTGAATTCAGACCCGAGAATTGCAACCGATCCATTCTGAAGCCTGACCGCTGCATCGCCACCCTGATAACCCCAATCAGCAAACGTGCAATTCTGAAAGGTCATTCGTGCCGTCGAATTGTCCTCGAACAAGACTGCAGTTTTCGGGCTTCCACCGAACGAACACGTATTGAACTGCGCAACCGTCGAAAAAGTATTCGTCGCCAGCACACACACGGGGGAAGCCCCGGCTGACGCATTGATCGTCGAATTCGTGATGGCAAAACCGTACGGATTCCCCATCTCGAATTTGATGCCAACTTCTCCTTCTTCCGTGCGCAAACCATAGATGACGCCATTCGCTGCCGGGCCCGAGGGATCATATCGGAAAATGCGGACGCCGGTTTTGTAGCCAATCAGCGAGATGTCGTACATGTATTCCCAATCGGAGCGCCCCATGGCAATTCCTTCGCCGTTGGCTTGCGTCCACACTTTGATGGACGCCTCGCTTGGCGAGTTGCTCAGCGCGGAGCCGCTCCAGTACTTCGGCTCGAAATGCACATTGATGATTCGACCGATGTCGGTTGTTTGAGACAGCCAGATGCCGGTCTTTAACGGAGTGCCGTATACGTTACGGATATAGTGCAGCTCGTTTGATGCCGGTCCGATCTTGATCGCCTGATATGGATTCACCAGCGTCACGTTGATGACGGAGGTATTGTCACTCCCTCCGGAAGAAAAACTCGGAAGACAAAAGATTGTCCAGGGATATGGCACAACCGATATCGTTTGTGCAGGATACCAGACTGTAAGATTCTTGACGCCACTCCCCCGATGGATGGTCAGAAAGGGCGTGCCCGTCTCGCTTCCGCGTCCGCCATAGACCTGCAAGATCGTCCCCATGCCGGCACCCCCGTCTTGCGGACTCTGCCAGTCTCCCCGCAGCGTCACTTTCTCTTTTAAGGTCAGGCTTCCGTCGAATCGGTACTTTCCGGCAGGGATAAAGACCACACCTCCACCGCGACTCGCCGCATTGTCGATCGCTTGCTGAAAAGGAGTCGTTGCATCGACAGTACCATCCTGTTTCGCATTGTAGGGTGATTCAGTGACAACGAGACTCGCGATTGGGACATCATCGGAAGGAAGCGTTACCGGAACAACGCGGGGTACAAGCGGCGGGGGCGGTTCAACACGGGCGCCAATCAGTCGGGCATCATCCAGAAACAACGTCCCGGCAGCTTTCTGTCCGCTCCCATCACTCAGGCGAAGCGCAATCCAACAGTAAACAGCCGACGAAGGTGCTGTGCCGTCCATACTGAATGTCTGATAGCTGCCGGTCAGCGCGAAGTCCTTGCTTCCCTCGCTCAGGACAGACCGGCTTTCGTTGAAGAAACCAAACGTAATATGCAGTTTCAATGTGCCTGGCGACGAGGTCTTCGCCTGCACGCTCACCGTGTACTTTTGGTTTTCCACAACCGGGACGTTCGTATCCCAGTTATCGAGCGCACGATCGAGCAGAGAAGCGTCGGATGCAGCAAAGACAAGCTTCACGGCCTTTATGCCTCTCGCCACGTCAGATGTCACAACAGTTGCAGTACTGCCGAGAGGCGTCGGCACTTCGAAGAATCGCCATTGAGCCAGCCCAGACTCAAAATCCCCGTTGTACGCATCGAGGATATTTACGTTCTGCGCCGCGAGGGGACTCAGCCAGACCGACCAGAAGACAAAGAGTATTCTAAGATATCGCGTCACGTATCTATAGCTCCCTTTCTGGCTACACGGTGGGGCGGCTTATCGCTTCGCCTCCCAGCCAGCGACCACCCCTTGCTCTACGGTTGGCAGGGTCTTACCGTAGTCCTATCGGTTCATACAACAAGAACATCAGCACCCCAACGTGGCACTCATTTCATCAAGAGCACTTTGATTGTACCGGCAAACGTCCCTGCTTTCAATTGACATACATAGACACCACTCGGCATCGCGCTGGCATTCCATCGAACCTGGTGAATTCCCTGTCGCATCTGCTGATCGACCAATGTTGCAACTTCCCTTCCCAGGCTGTCGTACACCTTCAACGATATCCATCCTTCTTTTGGCAGGTCGAATCCAATTGATGTTTCGGGATTGAAGGGATTGGGATAATTTTGATGCAGTGCGTACCGTGTAGGCACGATTTCTTCTTTCTCTATCCCCACCGGCGTATTCGTCAGGATCAACAGCACCGGTCCCTTTCCATCTTCCCGTCTCTCAAAATCGATCCGCTTATCCATGGCCGCGTAGTCCTTCAGCATCAAACTCACCTTTTTGTCCCCAGCGACTTCGCGAGCGACGTAGGTTCCAACATCCCAGGAATATTCCATCCCCACCGAACCCACCGTTGCTGAATCAATCAATGTCCCCGCCGACGGTGCTCCGTTCCAATTCAACGCTGTTTCCGTCCAAGTGTCTGAGCTTACAGCATACACTCCAGCCTTGATCCCCTTGCCATCCGGAAGTCCGACAGGCCGCACGCGCATCTTCAAGACAGCACCGAGAACATTTCCCGTCACACCGCTTACATCAAACTGCACATACGCCCGATACCGGTTGAGGTCCGAGGTTCCTTCCCGCACACGCAAGAGACTGTCTGCATTAAAGTTCCTCGAGGCGCTGAAAGCCCCCTGCACGTAACTGTCGTGTATTGCGCCGGAGGATCGTACACCCCCTCCGATCTTCCGAAAGACTGCCTTTACTTCCTTGTTCTCATTCAGGGTAACATTCTGTGGATTTGTCGTGCCGTTTACATCTCCCGTCCATTCATGGAACTCCCACCCCGTTTCGGCTTGAGCACGCAGCTGCACTCGCGACCCTTCCGCGTACGATCCTCCCGACGGCTCCAGCCCAACGCTCCCGTGCAGAGCGGGGCGAACAATAAGTCCGCATGTCTTCAGACGCCTGAACGTCGCCGTCACACTCTTGTGACCGTTCATCGTTATGGTCACAACGGTGTCTGTTCCGCTCGCATCTCCGCTCCATCCGTCAAGCATGCTGTCCCATGCCGGCCGCGCACGCAGTGTTACAATGGTGCCGCTGCTATAATACGGCCCTGATGGTTCTGCCACCACAACACCAGAGCCCACGGTGCTTCTCCTGATCTCAAACTGCCCTGCCGGAATCTGACTGAATGTTGCCGTAATAGCTTTGTTTGCATCCATCAACACTGAATCAGGATTCGATGTCCCCGTCAGGTCGCCGCTCCATCCATCAAACTTCCAGCCTAGCGCGGGCTGGGCCGTGAAGACAACCCGCGTGCCGACGAAGTACGATGTGTCCGAAGGAGATATGAGAACTGTTTCAGAACCGGCAGTTTGGACTTGGCCTTCACCCACTATGTATGTTTGGAGTCTGTATCTTGTTCCCCCTTGAATCGGTGGTGGAACGAGCGGCATTGTCTTTGAGAGTGGGATCTGTCGGTTCAGCATCTTCTTCGCCAAACCGGAGAGTCGAAGATACCAATCGCTCGGCAGGTCATAACCGTCGGCATCTAATGTCAGCCAGTATGGATCGACTGGTGCCATAGATCTCTTCGGGCAAGCTTTGTATATGGCGGTGCCTTCATCGACTTCATCAAACATAGCCCCGTACAGCATGTTCGCTCCCGCTTCTATGGCATTGTATGCCTGTCTCCAGAGAAATTTTCCACCCCTTCGAGGTATCTGATTTTGGGGACCAGCTTTCATGTTATACCAGGAGAAGCCTGGCCAAAT
The Ignavibacteriales bacterium DNA segment above includes these coding regions:
- a CDS encoding glycosyl hydrolase family 28-related protein, translating into MTRYLRILFVFWSVWLSPLAAQNVNILDAYNGDFESGLAQWRFFEVPTPLGSTATVVTSDVARGIKAVKLVFAASDASLLDRALDNWDTNVPVVENQKYTVSVQAKTSSPGTLKLHITFGFFNESRSVLSEGSKDFALTGSYQTFSMDGTAPSSAVYCWIALRLSDGSGQKAAGTLFLDDARLIGARVEPPPPLVPRVVPVTLPSDDVPIASLVVTESPYNAKQDGTVDATTPFQQAIDNAASRGGGVVFIPAGKYRFDGSLTLKEKVTLRGDWQSPQDGGAGMGTILQVYGGRGSETGTPFLTIHRGSGVKNLTVWYPAQTISVVPYPWTIFCLPSFSSGGSDNTSVINVTLVNPYQAIKIGPASNELHYIRNVYGTPLKTGIWLSQTTDIGRIINVHFEPKYWSGSALSNSPSEASIKVWTQANGEGIAMGRSDWEYMYDISLIGYKTGVRIFRYDPSGPAANGVIYGLRTEEGEVGIKFEMGNPYGFAITNSTINASAGASPVCVLATNTFSTVAQFNTCSFGGSPKTAVLFEDNSTARMTFQNCTFADWGYQGGDAAVRLQNGSVAILGSEFKKDKPHVYLGSSVQNAQILDNVVPSKLNISNLSAGEVAISQEPLGMPKLSAPPHQFAAERKPATNALFVVSTYGAVGDKSTDDTPAFQAALDAAGQAGGGTVYVPAGWYKIASHLNVPPRVELRGIWDVPHHTISQGSVLLASEGNGNAGGTPFITLQQNSGVRGLTIWYPDQNYVAFPWTIRVGGAHCWVKDVVLANSYQGIDLATVPSPNHWVSYVGGSPLKTGIYVSNNTGEGWIENVQFNSHYWDRSTGYPKNVSPNPSSPTAYQQSNLDALKIGSCSYEHQAGNFVFAARCGLYFVNDGGACKSDVFMHGTDAGSYGISVESPVGSQLNFINSQLVLTAATSQAYIHTGSDFAGTAGFFNTLEWGNQSGATASINGTGTVSLQQVNTSASGITLSGGVSGVHNVAMSQSLTPQFTIGSGIVSSTIFGNYAPGGFQMSNAAGDKVEADYNYVRMKGAYGFATGWESADPQNQWNDMLYSSENVAPFPGSTRPRCGAVGIDGGKALIVSGRDSSASVSSIYFKVFKTKVRVFASTVLIYSLNPQTELGRRIHVDLLFTDGSRLTELKATANDSLPLSVPRGVLQRWTKVVCPVGSFAEGKQIQEILVGYSNPSGEGDFSAYLDSLELRLTGGIPAPWSRSDLGGSSKGSAVLENGLWYVLGAGRGLMYGGDNFNFLSQPFSGNVCITARLETQEQVMGGSFAGVMIRESQDVSSRFVMLGLYPQFGMQSSFRVSPTAPVQSITHDAYGKNAPRWLRVVRSGNLFTTYTSQDGIVWQDTLYRLTVPMDPAVAVGLAAGSGSTSETMDSRFSSVIVSINPPTSVGDVRAQVPQEFQLYQNYPNPFNPSTMIRYALPRRSNVDIEVFNMMGQNIALLVHDSQAAGAYQVLWNGVNSAGMQVASGVYICRMRVRGDSDGQSDGQLFTKKLLLVR
- a CDS encoding DNRLRE domain-containing protein, translated to MNFSVLSRSLLCLLLWIMTSRLNAQDSVDATTLYGKYMCGYQGWFRANGDGANKGWVHWFSSTTDPSASKVRVELFPDLRELDADELFSTNLRYSEGSTVKLYSPHIEKTVVRHFKWMKENDIDGVWFQRFSAPHIGLNDPFNRVLMNCRKGAETYGRVFVVMYDISSNKEPTLVEDIKNDWMHLVDVIKITESPRYLRHKGKPLVSIWGFGCDGRPGTAEQAAALINWFQKDAPAKYQATFMGGVNGSTGSSHWSLQPEPWASVFRSMDVISPWTVGRYSDTTSADSWKENTMIPDIAIAAAAGKDYLPVIWPGFSWYNMKAGPQNQIPRRGGKFLWRQAYNAIEAGANMLYGAMFDEVDEGTAIYKACPKRSMAPVDPYWLTLDADGYDLPSDWYLRLSGLAKKMLNRQIPLSKTMPLVPPPIQGGTRYRLQTYIVGEGQVQTAGSETVLISPSDTSYFVGTRVVFTAQPALGWKFDGWSGDLTGTSNPDSVLMDANKAITATFSQIPAGQFEIRRSTVGSGVVVAEPSGPYYSSGTIVTLRARPAWDSMLDGWSGDASGTDTVVTITMNGHKSVTATFRRLKTCGLIVRPALHGSVGLEPSGGSYAEGSRVQLRAQAETGWEFHEWTGDVNGTTNPQNVTLNENKEVKAVFRKIGGGVRSSGAIHDSYVQGAFSASRNFNADSLLRVREGTSDLNRYRAYVQFDVSGVTGNVLGAVLKMRVRPVGLPDGKGIKAGVYAVSSDTWTETALNWNGAPSAGTLIDSATVGSVGMEYSWDVGTYVAREVAGDKKVSLMLKDYAAMDKRIDFERREDGKGPVLLILTNTPVGIEKEEIVPTRYALHQNYPNPFNPETSIGFDLPKEGWISLKVYDSLGREVATLVDQQMRQGIHQVRWNASAMPSGVYVCQLKAGTFAGTIKVLLMK